The sequence GATACTGATAATGTTTCTTTTATTTTGTTTTCGTCGAATTCACCATAAAGTTTGCCAATGGCGGTATTTAAAAATGCAGAGGTCAGCATATCTACATTTAAGAATGATACATCAATATTTTTCCCCTCAAGAACACCTTTTTTTATCTGGTTAAAAACTTTTTCTCCATCTTCAGCGGCGACACAAAAAGAATCACCCGTTATGGCATATACATTAATTTTTATCGTTTCCATAATTTCTCCTAAAATATATCATCAGGAACTTCGCTGCTCATCATATATGAATGTTTGTCATCCGTACGAACAGAAATATTTACCATTGTTCCCGGAAATTCATTATTAAATTCTTTCTTTGTTATATCCTCGTTATTTAATTCCCAAAAGCCCTCATTTGAGACTATTTGTACCTTACCTTTATTTAAATTAATAAATTCATACAATAAAGCAAGACCTATCCCGCCTGATACGCCTTTCTTGGTTGTATGTTTATCCTGTATTGCCCATTCTATTGCCTGGGTTGCGGATAATTTTTTATCAAAAGCGTTATTAACAACATTTTTTATTCCTAACCCGGTATCGGTTATCATAAATTCGATTTTATGCTTTGCAGGGAAAAATTGTCCGCATACAAATATTTTTTCCGTTTCACTATGCATCTTTGCGTTTATGAAAATTTCATAAATTGATTCCGTCAATTTCTTTCTTAAAGTGTCTGTCATTTGCGGTAAATCAGGTTTA comes from bacterium and encodes:
- a CDS encoding STAS-like domain-containing protein, whose amino-acid sequence is METIKINVYAITGDSFCVAAEDGEKVFNQIKKGVLEGKNIDVSFLNVDMLTSAFLNTAIGKLYGEFDENKIKETLSVSDISEEDRLLLKRVVDTAKSYYKNPDQFENSIKEIMEDE
- a CDS encoding HAMP domain-containing histidine kinase; protein product: MSDINLNNISNNFESYNNLINLYVMKKNNMFEDINIDLSGWFSANTCSMLGAILTKFQDDLNTVNVSANRAADILERNGFLSFFGQKKVVDYNNTTIPYQVLSRKDDRYFNNYVFTEFLSKPDLPQMTDTLRKKLTESIYEIFINAKMHSETEKIFVCGQFFPAKHKIEFMITDTGLGIKNVVNNAFDKKLSATQAIEWAIQDKHTTKKGVSGGIGLALLYEFINLNKGKVQIVSNEGFWELNNEDITKKEFNNEFPGTMVNISVRTDDKHSYMMSSEVPDDIF